A genomic region of Christiangramia sp. OXR-203 contains the following coding sequences:
- a CDS encoding PoNe immunity protein domain-containing protein, which yields MEKFDFQRTLNNFKVIDESNRHSLTLDLSPHRLKLYNYAIFGMCLMSWIARYSKGEDITELNISFEELNKTLKNRWNKEALKVYVGRNRKELNEFKYDNYVHILWFFSISILLESEKGSKTVSTIIKECEVQDLIFNYYINHVFDEDQNLVEESYTRFFMIPQKFKRLREIILEQNLDTCKIMIKQYLKKYWLKSYNKYGSEMGLESTKTQEGGKYFFGFWAFEVAAVAKLKGFGEEEFKHLPYFPTFNDR from the coding sequence ATGGAAAAGTTTGATTTTCAACGAACATTGAATAATTTTAAGGTGATAGACGAAAGCAATCGACATAGTTTAACTCTGGATTTGAGTCCTCACAGATTGAAGTTATATAATTATGCAATATTCGGTATGTGTTTAATGTCATGGATTGCTAGGTATTCAAAAGGAGAAGATATTACCGAATTAAACATTTCATTCGAAGAACTGAATAAAACATTGAAGAATAGATGGAATAAAGAAGCCTTAAAAGTATATGTGGGTAGAAATCGTAAGGAATTAAATGAATTTAAATATGATAATTATGTACATATACTTTGGTTTTTTAGTATCTCTATTCTTTTAGAATCTGAAAAAGGAAGCAAAACGGTATCTACCATAATTAAAGAGTGTGAGGTACAAGACTTGATTTTCAACTATTACATTAATCATGTATTTGATGAAGATCAAAATTTGGTTGAGGAAAGTTATACCCGTTTTTTTATGATTCCTCAAAAATTTAAAAGATTAAGAGAAATCATTTTAGAACAGAATTTAGATACCTGTAAAATAATGATTAAGCAATACTTAAAAAAATACTGGCTTAAGAGTTATAATAAGTATGGAAGTGAAATGGGACTTGAAAGCACGAAAACACAAGAGGGAGGAAAATATTTCTTTGGTTTTTGGGCTTTTGAGGTAGCTGCTGTTGCTAAATTAAAGGGATTTGGAGAAGAGGAGTTTAAACATCTACCCTACTTCCCAACTTTTAATGATAGGTAA